Within the Saccharomonospora amisosensis genome, the region TTTGAACGCCTGCACCCCGCCGGGCCGCCGGGACAGCGGCACGAACGTCATCCCGAACCTGCGGATCGGTGTGAGGTGGATACGGGGGTCGCCGGTGCGCGGGGCACCCACGAGGTCGTCCAGTGGAACGTCGTAGGTGCGAGCCAGCGGCAGCAGAAGTTCCAGGGTCGCGCGGCGCTGCCCGCTCTCCAGCCGGGACAGGGTGCTTTCCGACACGCCGGTTCTCGTCGCGAGGTCGGCGAGGGTGATACCGCGGTGACGACGAAGCGCGCGCAGTCGCGGCCCCACTCCGTCGAGCACCTCGTCCGTGTCGCGGTCCATGCAGACACCTTGCCAGAACCGCAAGATTGCGTGCCAGATTGGTGTGCGCCGGAGAAGCTGATCCCATGAGAGCACAACCGAACTCCTCCGACGCGGTCATGTTCTGGGACGGCGTTTACGCGTCCCGACCAGCGACCACCGGTCCTCGGCCGAACGTCCGACTCACCGAGATCGTCACCGGGATGTCGCCTGGCGACGCCTTGGACCTCGGCTGCGGCGACGGCGGCGACGCCCTGTGGCTAGCCCACCAGGGGTGGCACGTCACCGCAATCGACATCTCGGCCGTGGCGGTCGAGCGGCTCGCCGGCCTCGCGGACACACACGGGTTCGCCGACCGGATCGCCGCCGTGCGGCACGATCTGACCGATGCCTTGCCGCGCGGCGGGTTCGACCTGATCTGCGCCCACTACCTGCACACCCCCTTCGACCTGAACCGGGCGGCCGTGCTGCGCTCGGCCGCGCACGCGTTGCGCCCGGGCGGGCGGCTGCTGGTCGTCGACCACGGCTCGACAGCGCCGTGGTCGTGGAACCAGGACCCAGCTGTCCGGTACCCGAGCCCGAGGGAAGTCGCCGAGGACATCGGCCTGGACGCGGCGGCATGGGAGATCGAGCGGGCCGACACGCCCCGCAGGATCGCGACCGGACCAGGCGGGCGAACCGCCGAGGTCACCGACCACGTCCTGCTCATCCGCCGCACCGCCTGAACCAGCGGGCATGCCCGCCACAGCCGTAGGAAGGAGCCACCGTGCCCACCACAACACACCGCGATCGCCGCCGTGACACCCCACCGCCCAGCACCCGCAGCAGCGAAACCGAGGTCCTACGCGGATTCCTGGACTACCTTCGGGCCTCGATCGCCGCGAAGGTCCACGGCGCACCCGAACCGCGGGTCCGCACGGCCGCGGTGCCGTCCGGCACGAACCTACTCGGCCTGCTCAACCATCTGACCTTCGTCGAGCGCTCGATCTTCCTCGGCGAGGACGTCATCGACTGGCAGGCGACCTTCCATGTCGCACCAACGGACAGCGTCGCCGACGTCCTCTCTCGCTACCGGGAGGCCGTCCAGCGCGCCAACGAGGTACTCGACGGCCGCACCGACCTCGCCGCACCGGTCACTCGGCCACCGCGTCGCGCTCCGAGCGTCCGCTGGGCACTCACCCACATGATCGAGGAGACCGGCAGGCACGCGGG harbors:
- a CDS encoding SAM-dependent methyltransferase is translated as MRAQPNSSDAVMFWDGVYASRPATTGPRPNVRLTEIVTGMSPGDALDLGCGDGGDALWLAHQGWHVTAIDISAVAVERLAGLADTHGFADRIAAVRHDLTDALPRGGFDLICAHYLHTPFDLNRAAVLRSAAHALRPGGRLLVVDHGSTAPWSWNQDPAVRYPSPREVAEDIGLDAAAWEIERADTPRRIATGPGGRTAEVTDHVLLIRRTA
- a CDS encoding DinB family protein produces the protein MPTTTHRDRRRDTPPPSTRSSETEVLRGFLDYLRASIAAKVHGAPEPRVRTAAVPSGTNLLGLLNHLTFVERSIFLGEDVIDWQATFHVAPTDSVADVLSRYREAVQRANEVLDGRTDLAAPVTRPPRRAPSVRWALTHMIEETGRHAGHADILRELIDGATGR
- a CDS encoding helix-turn-helix domain-containing protein — translated: MDRDTDEVLDGVGPRLRALRRHRGITLADLATRTGVSESTLSRLESGQRRATLELLLPLARTYDVPLDDLVGAPRTGDPRIHLTPIRRFGMTFVPLSRRPGGVQAFKMIIPARTGPLEPTRQTHDGFEWLYVLNGNLRLVLGERDLILPPGEAAEFDTSSPHWLGSADGGVVELLILFDPQGVRTHIHADRR